A region from the Chlamydiales bacterium genome encodes:
- a CDS encoding ATP-binding protein, with amino-acid sequence MRAWEEFLTKQEETLGRETIARWLRPLKVVNFDACNLYLKAEDSFQIAWFEEHLRKKVKSSFLNQSGKQIKIHLSLPEAEVDAKALPKKEPTKAFRPVLDLSEDTLDPAATLDDFLVSPPNELTFKFISEMSGFSRTESKPTSPKVGTEGLNPVFIYGESGSGKTHLLMGCAHALRKQGLSVFYIRAETFTEHVVAAIRNGAMQEFRKAYRHVDVLIVDDVDVFSRRSATQEEFFHTFNTLYGANKQLILSANTLPHQLDAIEPRLVSRFEWGILLHLQKLTPLEVDEWIAKRTHALDLSLSPEAISFLNTTFHGQTKFIEQSIHALVMRTQTKKSGKCDLDLEMTRYYLKDLIEAEKKREVTPEKIVRSTADHYGMRTDDLLGKSQAREAALPRQMAMYLCRSLLKLPYLKIGQLFSRDHSTVMASVKMVEEKLKAQEAESASAHTAILSHLK; translated from the coding sequence ATGCGTGCATGGGAAGAGTTTCTGACCAAGCAAGAAGAGACCCTCGGCCGTGAGACGATCGCTCGCTGGCTGAGGCCTTTAAAAGTCGTCAACTTTGACGCGTGCAACCTCTACTTAAAAGCAGAAGACTCCTTTCAAATCGCCTGGTTTGAAGAGCACCTTCGCAAAAAGGTGAAGAGCAGCTTCCTAAATCAGAGCGGAAAACAGATCAAGATCCACCTCTCTCTTCCGGAGGCGGAGGTAGACGCCAAAGCTCTCCCAAAAAAAGAGCCAACTAAAGCCTTTCGCCCCGTTCTTGATCTCAGCGAAGACACCCTTGATCCCGCAGCCACTCTTGATGATTTTCTTGTCTCTCCCCCCAACGAGCTCACCTTTAAATTTATCAGCGAGATGAGCGGCTTCTCTCGCACAGAAAGCAAGCCCACCTCACCGAAAGTTGGAACCGAAGGATTAAATCCCGTTTTTATCTATGGCGAGAGCGGGTCAGGGAAAACTCACCTGCTCATGGGCTGCGCTCACGCGCTGCGCAAACAGGGCCTCTCTGTTTTCTACATTCGCGCAGAGACCTTCACAGAGCATGTCGTCGCAGCAATCCGAAACGGAGCGATGCAGGAGTTTAGAAAGGCCTATCGGCATGTAGATGTGCTGATTGTCGACGACGTCGATGTCTTTTCACGCAGAAGCGCGACTCAAGAGGAGTTCTTCCACACCTTCAATACACTCTATGGAGCTAACAAGCAGCTCATCCTCAGTGCAAATACGCTGCCTCATCAGCTCGATGCTATTGAACCCAGACTCGTTAGCAGATTTGAGTGGGGCATCCTCCTCCATTTGCAAAAGCTCACTCCCCTTGAAGTCGATGAGTGGATAGCAAAACGCACGCACGCGCTAGACCTCTCTCTCTCTCCAGAGGCGATCTCCTTCCTCAACACCACCTTCCATGGGCAGACAAAATTTATTGAACAGTCTATTCATGCACTCGTGATGCGCACGCAAACGAAAAAAAGCGGAAAATGCGATCTCGATCTTGAGATGACCCGCTACTATTTAAAAGATCTAATCGAAGCAGAAAAAAAGAGAGAGGTCACCCCAGAAAAGATCGTCCGGTCCACTGCCGACCACTACGGAATGCGCACAGACGACCTTCTTGGAAAGTCGCAAGCCCGCGAAGCTGCACTTCCAAGGCAGATGGCGATGTATCTCTGCAGATCGCTGCTAAAGCTCCCCTACCTAAAAATTGGCCAGCTCTTCTCGCGCGACCACTCAACAGTTATGGCAAGCGTTAAAATGGTTGAAGAGAAGCTAAAAGCTCAGGAAGCCGAGAGCGCATCCGCCCACACAGCGATCCTCTCACACCTCAAATAA
- the yidC gene encoding membrane protein insertase YidC yields MDKRSLIFVFALVAALFGVNLWFSSNEQPTAPKQVIEKSAGAPSKQLVKTELPPTANDAGEEFYVLENAYQQLVFSNIGGSLSAINLPLKSESHPDSVIREIEFDRVLKEKYPQTVWFPNSNYYQANPQGGAPLLVQKRTLGGYYPLLRRSILGAGGKVSARTPPGYYGCNVVSSDPSREEVKFKLKRLEKDLIEFEGSLGQGRITKRFSFPSDPKAAPYCFDLTIKVDGDVRDLHLTSGVPEVELISGSSTPVLKYRAQSSRKASVEQIDLPKNSETVTSFQPDWVCNSNGFLGIIMDPLTQIDSGFTVFRVPGESDPTRLTVIDAQYKLYPADKYPGYEISLPLRNTSNEQSFRIFAGPFASKVLKTVDATYSDPEKGYNPNYISSQSFHGWFSFISEPFAKFLFFLMNIFHMITRSWGVSIILLTIALRVMLYPLNSWSIKSTSKMQQIAPEVAAIQAKHKKDPKRAQLEIVALYKQKGVNPFSGCLPILIQLPFLIGMFDLLKSTFELRGASFIPYWIDNLTAPDVVFTWSYPIIFFGTQLHLLPILIGGVMYWQQKISSPIPKDKSQLTDQQKQQKMMGNIMVIVFTVMFYHFPSGLNLYWLFSILLGILQQWLITRKNKPINPHIQRVK; encoded by the coding sequence ATGGATAAACGCTCTCTTATTTTCGTCTTTGCACTCGTTGCAGCTCTTTTTGGTGTAAACCTCTGGTTCTCATCAAACGAACAGCCCACAGCGCCAAAACAGGTAATAGAAAAGAGTGCTGGCGCTCCCTCCAAGCAGCTCGTTAAAACCGAGCTTCCTCCTACTGCGAATGATGCGGGGGAAGAGTTCTACGTTCTAGAGAACGCCTATCAGCAGCTGGTCTTCTCGAATATCGGCGGCTCTCTGTCTGCCATCAACCTTCCTCTCAAGAGCGAGTCCCACCCTGACAGCGTGATTCGCGAGATCGAGTTCGACAGAGTGCTTAAAGAGAAGTACCCCCAAACCGTCTGGTTTCCAAACAGTAACTACTATCAAGCCAATCCTCAGGGAGGAGCTCCTCTTCTTGTTCAGAAGCGCACTCTAGGCGGCTACTATCCCCTTCTACGCCGCAGCATTCTAGGAGCAGGAGGCAAGGTTTCAGCACGCACACCTCCTGGCTATTATGGATGCAATGTCGTCTCTTCAGATCCTAGCCGCGAAGAGGTTAAGTTTAAGTTAAAACGCCTAGAGAAGGACCTTATCGAATTCGAAGGCTCTCTCGGTCAGGGACGCATTACCAAGCGCTTCTCCTTCCCTTCAGACCCTAAAGCTGCTCCCTACTGCTTCGACCTTACAATTAAAGTTGATGGAGATGTCAGAGACCTTCACCTCACCTCAGGCGTTCCTGAAGTGGAGCTAATCTCAGGAAGCTCTACTCCTGTACTTAAGTACCGCGCTCAAAGCAGCAGAAAAGCAAGCGTAGAGCAGATCGACCTACCGAAGAATTCAGAAACTGTCACCTCTTTTCAGCCAGACTGGGTCTGCAACTCAAACGGATTCCTAGGAATCATCATGGATCCGCTTACACAGATCGATAGCGGCTTCACAGTCTTCCGCGTTCCTGGCGAGTCCGATCCAACACGACTCACCGTGATTGATGCGCAGTATAAGCTCTATCCTGCGGATAAGTACCCGGGCTACGAGATTAGCCTCCCCCTCCGCAACACTTCAAACGAGCAGTCGTTTCGCATCTTCGCTGGCCCCTTTGCCAGCAAAGTGCTGAAAACAGTAGACGCTACCTACTCCGATCCTGAGAAGGGGTACAATCCTAACTACATCTCTTCTCAAAGCTTCCACGGCTGGTTCTCGTTCATTTCAGAGCCATTTGCTAAGTTTCTCTTCTTCTTGATGAATATCTTCCACATGATCACACGTTCATGGGGAGTTTCGATTATTCTTCTGACGATCGCTTTGAGAGTAATGCTCTATCCCCTCAACAGCTGGTCGATTAAGTCTACATCCAAGATGCAGCAGATCGCTCCTGAAGTTGCAGCCATTCAGGCAAAACACAAGAAAGATCCAAAACGGGCTCAACTCGAGATCGTTGCTCTCTACAAGCAGAAGGGAGTTAATCCCTTCTCTGGATGCTTGCCGATTCTCATTCAGCTCCCCTTCTTGATCGGTATGTTCGACCTTCTAAAGTCGACCTTCGAGCTGCGCGGTGCAAGTTTTATCCCCTACTGGATCGACAACTTAACTGCTCCTGATGTCGTCTTCACTTGGAGCTACCCGATCATCTTCTTCGGCACTCAGCTTCACCTCCTCCCCATCCTCATTGGCGGCGTGATGTACTGGCAGCAGAAGATCAGCTCTCCAATTCCAAAAGATAAGTCTCAGCTGACAGACCAGCAGAAGCAGCAGAAGATGATGGGCAACATCATGGTCATCGTCTTTACAGTGATGTTCTACCACTTCCCTTCAGGACTAAACCTCTACTGGCTCTTCTCTATCCTCTTGGGCATCCTTCAGCAGTGGCTGATTACGAGGAAGAACAAGCCGATCAATCCCCACATTCAGAGGGTGAAATAG
- a CDS encoding leucine-rich repeat domain-containing protein — MTSTSEIAAYNAEDVAIVSIYYAVEESPDKEIESLPIAEGAERIRLWMEKNRETLAEKTELNLGERDLRVLPARELAYFTGLRYLSLHKNRLTELPDALWGLTSLVGLDISNNQISAISDIGLSKMKNLIEIDLRNNKLENYPDALRTLPKLTTIQSTGNPRPFRKAPGGKCTIM; from the coding sequence ATGACATCGACATCAGAAATAGCCGCGTATAACGCTGAAGATGTGGCTATCGTCTCTATCTACTACGCTGTAGAGGAGTCTCCAGATAAGGAGATTGAGAGCTTACCTATTGCGGAGGGAGCAGAAAGAATTCGTTTATGGATGGAAAAGAACAGAGAGACGCTCGCAGAGAAAACGGAGCTGAACCTAGGAGAAAGAGATCTCCGCGTGTTACCAGCTAGAGAACTCGCCTACTTTACGGGATTAAGGTATCTCTCTTTACATAAAAACAGATTAACAGAACTTCCCGACGCCTTGTGGGGGTTAACTAGTCTTGTGGGCCTTGATATCAGCAATAACCAGATCTCTGCTATCTCTGATATTGGCCTTAGCAAAATGAAAAATCTAATAGAGATCGACCTTCGAAACAACAAATTAGAAAACTACCCAGATGCGCTTCGAACACTTCCAAAACTAACTACGATCCAATCTACTGGAAATCCGCGCCCCTTTCGTAAAGCGCCCGGTGGAAAATGCACAATCATGTAG
- a CDS encoding leucine-rich repeat domain-containing protein, whose translation MTQQVALRSVPEKETCFSDIFKSTNWPKDLLTLVMVYTGDRALLDTTGCKLVVEAWKSTTSLLRFTIIPSPQLPYEQQLECVFSRVMDFASTSELSGFTCEQNIKGRSPLALAPIAEAPMMQTLLEESDRALLLMFKKIASQIPAAKTFRIEEGIVGSLCLEKAALARRWMEEHAHTLTKIKRLDLSNKQLKVLPVELGLLTGVKELILSSNQLSTFPSSLQHLTLITRLDLRNNRFTSLPPFLARRTLTALFLNGNPISALHDAFNCCSKVKHSDAKAFKLLVELAKRLSKV comes from the coding sequence GTGACTCAACAAGTAGCCCTTCGATCTGTGCCGGAGAAAGAGACCTGCTTTTCTGATATCTTTAAATCAACAAACTGGCCAAAAGATCTTCTCACGCTTGTCATGGTGTATACGGGCGACCGGGCGCTACTTGATACCACAGGATGCAAGTTAGTCGTTGAGGCCTGGAAATCAACTACATCGCTGCTCCGCTTCACGATCATCCCCTCGCCTCAGCTCCCTTATGAGCAGCAGCTGGAGTGCGTATTTAGCAGAGTCATGGACTTTGCATCTACGTCAGAACTTTCTGGTTTCACATGCGAGCAAAATATAAAAGGAAGATCCCCTTTAGCTCTCGCTCCTATTGCCGAGGCTCCGATGATGCAAACGCTTCTCGAGGAGTCGGACCGAGCGCTTCTTCTTATGTTCAAAAAGATTGCTTCTCAAATTCCCGCCGCAAAGACTTTTAGAATAGAAGAGGGCATTGTAGGTTCTCTCTGCCTTGAAAAAGCTGCACTTGCACGCAGGTGGATGGAAGAGCATGCGCACACTCTTACTAAGATCAAAAGGCTTGATCTCTCCAATAAACAGCTGAAAGTTCTTCCAGTAGAACTTGGGCTTCTGACTGGAGTCAAAGAACTAATTCTCAGCTCCAATCAGCTCAGCACATTCCCAAGCTCACTACAGCACCTTACCCTCATCACGCGCCTAGACTTAAGAAACAACAGATTCACATCACTCCCCCCTTTTCTTGCAAGACGCACTCTTACCGCACTCTTCTTAAATGGCAATCCAATCTCTGCGCTGCACGACGCATTCAACTGCTGCTCGAAGGTAAAACACTCTGATGCTAAAGCTTTCAAACTCCTCGTAGAACTCGCAAAACGCCTCTCCAAAGTATGA